A window of Gemmatimonadaceae bacterium contains these coding sequences:
- a CDS encoding IS1595 family transposase encodes MTNTTSPTSLREAVLYFANKDRALAFMVEMRWPAGVRCPHCDAEKPSFLKSRSIWKCRDCRKQFSVKVGTVFEDSPLGLDKWLPALWMLANCRNGISSYELARDLKVTQKTAWFMLARIRLAMQTPTFQKMQGVVEMDETYVGGIAENMHKKRRRRVIKGRGPTNKTGVFGAVERDSVRGKRRVHAEVMRFVGAYPISNAIHQRIEPGSTVYTDESNNYQRGLGKAYEHDTVNHRAKEYVRGVVHTNSVENFWSVLKRGIKGTYISVDPFHLFRYVHEAVFRYNIRGESEHGRFSAVVKDIVGRRLTYAQLIGRGMQPATT; translated from the coding sequence ATGACCAATACTACATCGCCCACCTCGCTCCGCGAAGCTGTGCTGTACTTCGCCAACAAGGACCGTGCCTTGGCCTTCATGGTCGAGATGCGCTGGCCCGCTGGCGTCCGCTGTCCGCATTGCGACGCCGAGAAGCCGTCCTTCCTGAAGTCCCGCTCCATCTGGAAGTGCCGCGACTGCCGAAAGCAGTTCTCGGTGAAGGTCGGGACGGTCTTCGAGGACTCGCCCCTTGGCTTGGACAAGTGGCTTCCCGCCCTGTGGATGTTGGCGAATTGCCGGAACGGCATCAGCTCGTACGAACTCGCCCGCGACCTCAAGGTCACCCAGAAGACCGCGTGGTTCATGTTGGCACGTATCCGCCTCGCCATGCAGACTCCAACTTTCCAGAAGATGCAGGGCGTCGTGGAGATGGACGAGACCTACGTCGGCGGGATTGCGGAGAACATGCACAAGAAGCGCCGTCGCCGCGTCATCAAGGGCCGGGGGCCGACCAACAAGACCGGCGTCTTCGGAGCCGTCGAGCGGGATTCCGTGCGCGGGAAGCGCCGCGTGCATGCCGAGGTGATGCGGTTCGTGGGCGCCTATCCGATCAGCAACGCCATTCACCAGCGGATCGAGCCGGGGTCCACCGTCTACACCGACGAGTCCAACAACTACCAGCGCGGACTGGGGAAGGCGTACGAACACGACACCGTGAACCACCGGGCCAAGGAATACGTCCGGGGCGTCGTCCATACCAATAGCGTCGAGAACTTCTGGTCGGTCTTGAAGCGTGGAATCAAAGGCACCTACATCAGCGTGGACCCGTTCCACCTGTTCCGGTATGTCCATGAGGCCGTCTTCCGGTACAACATCCGGGGCGAGAGCGAGCACGGACGGTTCAGCGCCGTGGTCAAGGATATTGTGGGGCGTCGCCTGACCTACGCGCAGTTGATCGGCAGGGGTATGCAACCCGCTACGACGTGA
- a CDS encoding PTS sugar transporter subunit IIA: MELREFFSEDAIKLEIEGTTKDDVLKELIGLLKLDEKSDGMLFKMLKRRENLGSTGIGRGIAIPHCRSLVVNKLRVAFGRKREGLDFKAIDEKPVHFFFLIVAPPLEVSNQYLPVLGKIAQFSKEPDVPGRLMEITEPKQFLALLEEKGV, from the coding sequence ATGGAATTGCGCGAATTCTTCAGCGAAGACGCGATCAAGCTGGAAATAGAAGGCACCACCAAGGACGACGTGCTCAAGGAGCTGATCGGCCTCCTCAAGCTCGACGAGAAGTCCGACGGCATGCTCTTCAAGATGCTCAAACGGCGCGAGAATCTTGGCTCGACGGGGATCGGTCGCGGCATCGCCATCCCACACTGCCGCTCGCTCGTCGTCAACAAGCTGCGCGTCGCCTTCGGCCGCAAGCGCGAAGGGCTGGACTTCAAGGCGATCGACGAGAAGCCGGTCCATTTCTTTTTCCTGATCGTGGCGCCTCCGCTCGAGGTCTCCAATCAGTACTTGCCGGTGCTGGGAAAGATCGCCCAGTTCAGCAAGGAGCCCGACGTGCCGGGGCGTCTGATGGAGATCACCGAGCCCAAGCAGTTCCTGGCGCTGCTCGAAGAGAAGGGCGTCTAA
- the guaA gene encoding glutamine-hydrolyzing GMP synthase: MPSRILIIDYGSQYTQLIARRVREARVYSEIHPPTRTAEWIREWHPTGIILSGGPNSVYDAGAPTLDPAVLDIAPVLGVCYGMNLIAHVAGGEVTHAPHREYGRADVSVLEDTGLFAGFARAESFAAWMSHGDQVTALPEGFLPIARTANSPIAAYRHVTRPLFGVQFHPEVAHTARGTDIIANFLFAICRAEASWTPGTFIEDEVARVRELVGGARVICGLSGGVDSAVAAALVHRAIGDQLTCVFVDTGLLRQHEREQVERTFRAQMAIDLVTVDASRRFLDALANVEDPERKRTIIGHTFIDVFEDATDLHARGAEFLVQGTLYPDVIESASPSGGPSVTIKTHHNVGGLKPDMRFKLIEPLRELFKDEVRNVGRELGLPEEMVGRHPFPGPGLGIRVLGPVTEPALDVLRRADAIYLEEIRAAGLYDEIWQAFAVLLPIRSVGVMGDYRTYENVVALRAVTSTDGMTADWFPFPHDVLARISNRIINEVRGVNRVTYDVSSKPPATIEWE; this comes from the coding sequence GTGCCTTCCCGCATCCTGATCATCGATTACGGCTCGCAGTACACCCAACTCATCGCGCGGCGAGTGCGCGAGGCGCGGGTGTACTCGGAGATCCACCCGCCCACGCGCACCGCGGAGTGGATCCGCGAGTGGCATCCCACGGGCATCATTCTGAGCGGCGGGCCCAACTCGGTATACGATGCCGGCGCCCCCACGCTCGACCCCGCAGTGCTCGACATCGCCCCGGTGCTCGGCGTCTGCTACGGCATGAACCTCATCGCCCACGTCGCCGGCGGCGAGGTCACCCACGCCCCGCACCGTGAATACGGCCGGGCCGATGTATCAGTGCTCGAAGATACGGGGCTGTTCGCCGGGTTCGCGCGCGCCGAGTCGTTTGCGGCGTGGATGAGCCACGGCGATCAGGTCACGGCGTTGCCCGAGGGGTTCCTGCCCATCGCGCGCACCGCCAACTCGCCGATCGCCGCGTATCGGCATGTCACGCGCCCGCTGTTCGGGGTGCAGTTTCATCCCGAGGTGGCCCACACCGCGCGCGGCACCGACATCATCGCGAACTTCCTGTTCGCGATCTGCCGCGCCGAGGCGTCGTGGACGCCGGGCACGTTCATCGAGGATGAGGTGGCCAGGGTACGCGAGCTCGTGGGCGGCGCGCGCGTGATCTGCGGGCTCTCCGGGGGCGTCGATTCGGCAGTGGCCGCGGCGCTCGTGCACCGCGCGATCGGCGACCAGCTCACCTGCGTTTTCGTGGACACCGGGCTCCTGCGCCAGCACGAGCGCGAGCAGGTGGAGCGCACCTTCCGCGCCCAGATGGCCATCGATCTCGTGACCGTTGACGCGTCGCGGCGTTTTCTCGACGCGCTCGCGAACGTCGAGGATCCCGAGCGGAAGCGCACGATCATCGGGCACACGTTCATCGACGTGTTCGAGGACGCCACCGACCTCCACGCCAGGGGCGCCGAATTTCTGGTGCAGGGCACCCTCTACCCCGACGTGATCGAGTCGGCTTCCCCCAGCGGCGGCCCGTCGGTGACGATCAAGACGCATCACAATGTGGGCGGGCTCAAGCCCGACATGCGGTTCAAACTCATCGAACCGTTGCGGGAACTGTTCAAGGACGAGGTGCGCAACGTGGGGCGGGAGCTCGGGCTGCCCGAGGAGATGGTGGGACGCCACCCCTTTCCGGGGCCTGGGCTGGGCATTCGCGTCCTCGGACCGGTCACCGAGCCAGCGCTCGACGTGCTTCGCCGGGCCGACGCCATCTACCTCGAGGAGATTCGCGCCGCCGGGCTGTACGACGAGATCTGGCAGGCGTTCGCGGTGCTGCTGCCCATTCGCAGCGTGGGTGTGATGGGCGACTATCGCACGTACGAGAACGTGGTGGCGCTCCGCGCCGTGACCAGCACCGACGGCATGACGGCCGACTGGTTTCCGTTTCCGCACGACGTGCTGGCGCGGATCTCCAATCGCATCATCAATGAAGTGCGTGGCGTGAATCGCGTGACGTACGATGTGAGTTCCAAACCCCCGGCCACGATCGAGTGGGAGTGA
- a CDS encoding metallophosphoesterase — translation MRVGVMADSHDRVPAVAELLRQMASAGVSMVLHAGDFCSPFVLKPFEDAHVTLAGVFGRNDGDPEGLRTRASAGLGLELFESPHSFDVGGQRILIVHDIGDVQKRSLESHTVVVHGSTHQQEMKTRGDTLILNPGEACGWLHGTPQAAILDLDTKNVEFLTLDPAEWKR, via the coding sequence ATGCGCGTAGGCGTGATGGCCGATTCGCACGACCGCGTACCCGCGGTGGCGGAACTGCTGCGTCAGATGGCGTCGGCGGGCGTGAGCATGGTGTTGCACGCGGGGGATTTCTGCTCGCCGTTCGTTCTCAAGCCGTTCGAGGATGCGCACGTGACGTTGGCCGGCGTGTTCGGCCGGAACGACGGCGATCCCGAAGGCCTGCGCACACGCGCCAGCGCGGGACTGGGCCTGGAACTGTTCGAATCGCCACACAGCTTCGACGTGGGCGGCCAGCGCATCCTGATCGTGCACGACATCGGCGACGTCCAGAAGCGGTCGCTCGAATCGCACACCGTCGTCGTGCACGGCTCCACGCACCAGCAGGAGATGAAGACGCGCGGGGATACCCTCATCCTCAATCCTGGCGAAGCGTGCGGATGGTTGCACGGCACGCCCCAAGCGGCGATCCTCGACCTCGACACCAAGAACGTGGAGTTCCTGACCCTCGATCCCGCCGAGTGGAAGCGGTAG